One Urechidicola croceus genomic window, CAAAACAGTACTCTTCATAATCTTTATCATCTAATTCTTTTAATGGAATGGTTGCAAGTTTTAATCCTTCCGATTTAGTATCGCCTCTGCTTCCTACAATTGTAAAATATAAATTTGCATAATTTTTATACCCCAATGCTTTAATATAAAAAGTTAATCCTAAGGCTGTACTAATTGTAAACAAAATTGAACTTAATAAATATTCTTTTGGAATTCTTTTATAAATAAACGCTTCATTTATCAAATCAACATATTCTTTCGGAAGGTATTTCAAAACTTCATTTAACATCTCTAAAGATTTATCTCGCCCTGATATTGTTAAATCATTTAGTTTTTTTTCTATATCTTTTATTGACTTTACCATAATTTTCCAGATTAAATATTCACTTTAATTATTCCACAATTTTTTTTGAAAATAAAATTATTCAACAATGAATAATTAAATTTTGGTAAAATTCCTTTAGAAAAATTCAACTGACTATTTTGATGAAAAAAGTTTCCTTCAACACCAACAAGGTCAGCAAAAACCTTATTAAATTCATTTTTTAATTCTCCACCTAATATTTTACTGGAATGAATTTTAATAATTGTATTTTGAAATTTTTTGTATTTTTCATCAGATAACAAAATTTTGAATCCTGAACGCTGATAATAAATCCAACAAACTAATTGCAAAAATTCTACTGAACGAACAATATCACTACTTTCAAATTCTTCATTTTCTTCATATAAACACTCAAACTGATCTAAAAGGGCATAATACTCCTTTTCAAAGAAATTTTCGGACTCCACTTGAATCTCTTGTTCATTTTCAATGAAAACTTCTGACTCTTCTTGAATCTCTTGTTCATTTTCAATGAAATTTTCACTTTCAAATCTTTCAGTTGAATTACAATGTTCTTCTAAAATTGATCTCGTTAACTCAGAAGTAGAAACTCCTTCAACTTGTGCCTTTTCATTCAGTTGATCTCTTAAAATATCTGAAATTCTAATTGTTATTTTACTTTTCATAACTCTCATTTATTTTAATAAGTGAATTTTCAATTTCTGACCGTTTATATCGAATTTTATTTGCAATTCGATACGCAATAACTATTCCTTTCTTACGCCAATCATAAAGTGTTGGTAGCGTTACTTGTAAAAAACTTGCAGCTTCTTTACTTGTTATAAATTCAGAATTTTGTTTTGGTTGAATTTTAGAAACAATTTCTTCTAATATTACACTTATGTGAGTAGCAACATCTTCTACAATTTCTTTTTTAAAGTCCTCTGGTGAGATGCTATGGACTTGGGTAATTTGATTTTTCATTTTATTATGATTTTAATTGGTTTTTACTAAAACAATGTACAATCACAATAACTTGCAATTCAGTAATTTAAATCAAAAAAAACAAGAATTATAATAATTTTTAGACAAAAAAATACTGGTTTTTCTCATATATCCTGAGAAAAATCCAGCAAATAGATATAAAACTAGAAAAAGATAAATTAATTAGAAAAAAAACTAAAAAAATCTATTTTTTTCCAGTTTTCAATTATTCTTTTTGAAGTAAATACCCCGTGTAAAGTTTATCAAATTCGATAAAAATACTCTGTTCTGAAGAAATAGATGAAGGGATAATTTTTAGAGGTTCAAATTGAAAGATATCTCTTTCCTTCAACAAGGAAAAATAATGTCTTGGTTTTCCATGATTTTCTGATATAAATTCTTTACTCACAAAATATCTATATAAAGTACTAAAAAAAGATTTATTCCTCTTGTTCTTATTTACTTTTAATAAATACATAAAAAACTCCTCATATTTATCTGACACAAAAAAACTATCAACACTTTTTCCAAATTCATTAGAAATTCTATTTTTAGATACTTCTATTTCTTTAGAAATCAGACTTAAGGTTAATTCAACATATTCCTTAATATCCATAGCAGTAAAATCAGGTTCAAATATTAGATCGGCCATACGATCCATTAAAAAGTAATTAAAAGGATTTGTCGAAACCTCCTTAGTTTTTAACCCTATAAAGTTTTGTATACTAACAAAAAACTCATCTTTTTTTCTTAACTCTTTTATAAAATAAAAAAAATATAATTTTTCGAATATCAATACGTAGGCAGAAAAATTTCCATTATAAACATTAAATTCATCTATTTCTTTCACCTCTTCACTATCCCAATCAAACTTTACTTTTCCAATTTTACTTTTACTCTCGAACTCATTGAAATATTCCTTAAACAAAACGGCCTTGCTAAAAAACCCTTCCTTTAATCTAAAAATATCTTTATAGACCAATATCAACACCTTATGTGGAAAATATTCGCTAATTTTCAAACCATAGCTTATAGAATTGCAAACCTTAGTATGATTTTCTATGGCTTTAATTATTGTCTTATTAAGGTTATTTTCAAATTCTTTATTATCCATAAGTTTTATATCACTTACTGGAAGCTTACTACTATAATTCATTATTATACTTTAAAAAATTTATGATTTGCAATTCTTGATGCAAATTCTTCATTACCAATTTTTATATAGGTCAAAAAGTTTTTTTCAGTTTTGTGACCCGACAGTTGCATTATTGCCAAGCTGTCCATTCCTGCCTTATACGCATTAGAACAAAACGATCTGCGAGCTGTATGTGAACTCACTAATTCATACTTGTGAATATTCCCTTTTTCTTTAATTTTTTGCTTTATTTCAGCCCTACTTGCAATCTGTTTTAACTTTTCATTTATGTCTTGTTCATTTACAAATTTTGGGGCTTTACCTTTTC contains:
- a CDS encoding helix-turn-helix domain-containing protein, with the protein product MKNQITQVHSISPEDFKKEIVEDVATHISVILEEIVSKIQPKQNSEFITSKEAASFLQVTLPTLYDWRKKGIVIAYRIANKIRYKRSEIENSLIKINESYEK
- a CDS encoding ribbon-helix-helix domain-containing protein, yielding MKSKITIRISDILRDQLNEKAQVEGVSTSELTRSILEEHCNSTERFESENFIENEQEIQEESEVFIENEQEIQVESENFFEKEYYALLDQFECLYEENEEFESSDIVRSVEFLQLVCWIYYQRSGFKILLSDEKYKKFQNTIIKIHSSKILGGELKNEFNKVFADLVGVEGNFFHQNSQLNFSKGILPKFNYSLLNNFIFKKNCGIIKVNI